From Vitis vinifera cultivar Pinot Noir 40024 chromosome 5, ASM3070453v1, the proteins below share one genomic window:
- the LOC100267984 gene encoding calreticulin-3 has product MPVIRLQPPLKLLLLILVFYFRYSDSEIIFEERFEDGWQSRWVVSDWKRSEGKAGLFKHTAGKWSGDPDDKGIQTYKDAKHFAISAKIPEFNNKNRTLVVQYSIKFEQDIECGGGYIKLHSGYVNQKKYGGDTPYSLMFGPDICGTQQKKLHVIVSYQGQNYPIKKEIQCETDKLTHFYTFILRPDATYTVLVDNREREFGSLYTDWDILPPRKIKGDSRKPADWDDREYIDDPNDVKPVGYDSIPAEIPDPKAKEPDDWDEEEDGLWRRPKIPNPAYKGPWKRKKIKNPNYKGKWKTPWIDNPEFEDDPDLYVLKPIKYIGIEVWQVKAGSVFDNILICDDPEYARQVVEDVWGKNREAEKEAFEEAEKVRRAREEKEAERTREESEKRKAARDSRYGARKRRRRHDPDDDLDDYHDEL; this is encoded by the exons ATGCCGGTGATTCGGCTGCAACCGCCGCTAAAGCTTCTGCTTTTAATTTTGGTGTTCTATTTTCGTTATTCAGATTCAGAGATTATTTTCGAAGAACGATTTGAAG ATGGATGGCAGAGCCGCTGGGTTGTATCAGATTGGAAAAGGAGTGAAGGGAAAGCTGGTTTGTTTAAGCACACAGCTGGAAAATGGTCTGGAGATCCTGATGATAAAG GTATTCAGACATATAAAGATGCCAAGCATTTTGCAATATCTGCAAAGATACCGGAGTTCAACAACAAGAACAGAACACTTGTGGTTCAGTATTCCATAAAGTTTGAACAGGACATTGAATGCGGTGGTGGTTACATTAAGCTTCACTCAGGTTATGTCAATCAGAAGAAATATGGTGGTGATACTCCTTACAG TTTGATGTTTGGACCAGATATATGTGGCACACAGCAAAAGAAGCTCCATGTTATAGTCTCTTACCAGGGACAAAATTATCCCATAAAAAAGGAGATACAATGTGAAACAGACAAGTTAACACATTTCTATACATTTATTCTTAGGCCTGACGCAACTTATACTGTCCTTGTTGACAATCGAGAAAGAGAATTTGGAAGCTTGTACACAGACTGGGATATCCTTCCTCCACGAAAAATCAAAGGTGACAGTAGAAAG CCTGCAGACTGGGACGATAGAGAATATATTGATGATCCTAATGATGTGAAACCAGTG GGATATGATTCAATTCCTGCTGAAATTCCCGATCCAAAGGCTAAAGAG CCTGATGATtgggatgaagaagaagatggtttATGGAGGCGACCAAAGATTCCAAATCCAGCATACAAAGGACCTTGGAAACGGAAG AAGATCAAGAACCCCAACTATAAGGGGAAGTGGAAGACTCCTTGGATTGATAATCCAG AGTTTGAAGATGACCCTGATCTATATGTACTGAAGCCAATAAAATACATAGGAATTGAAGTTTGGCAG GTTAAGGCTGGTTCAGTTTTTGACAACATTTTGATCTGTGATGACCCAGagtatgcaagacaagttgtaGAAGACGTATGGGGGAAGAACAGAGAG GCTGAAAAAGAGGCATTCGAGGAAGCAGAGAAAGTGAGAAGAGCCAGGGAAGAAAAg GAAGCGGAAAGAACAAGAGAGGAAAGTGAGAAGAGGAAAGCAGCAAGGGATAGTCGGTATGGAGCTAGGAAGCGCCGTAGAAGG CATGATCCAGACGACGACTTGGATGATTACCAC GATGAACTTTAA
- the LOC104879471 gene encoding uncharacterized protein LOC104879471 → MATLVPGVLLKLLQHMNTDIKIAGEYRSSLLQVVSIVPALAGGELFPNQGFYLKVSDSSHATYVSLPDEHDDLILSDKIQLGQFIHVERLEAASPVPILHGVRPVPGRHPCVGSPEDIVATHSLGFLNNSSLGLKHVEKVKSPSKVLSNNHVGDKEKCTAVRSNGIGKDEQGDKKTPSLSRSKSQLSKQSLNVVIDKKETLARLKSSNSRSIPSSPTSCYSLPTSFEKFANGFKQQAKIKGERATAKPGLVEKASSVRGLSPTRKKVPVSLLRNAVHGIELGPKALRKSWEGSIEVKNRETSKPRATKHELKPETRSSSVPRKNLLSDRLPSKEESKVRMSTQSSKDDSKAQMSIKKMNGNGALDDVEKSNKQRSAVGKKSSEVNNHGLPGNLVKVFPNSKRLTEGSVSWSSLPSSLAKLGKEVLKHRDAAQISAIEAMQEASAAESLLRCLSTYSELSSTAKEDNPQPAVEQFLTLHASLNNARLVADSLSKTIPVGSSPDHEENPSEEALKITSDRRKQAASWAHAALATNLSSFSVFRKESTLGLAPSQNQKTLAGNQPMLVLENSVKNASTKTQTKARQTVGSKLAAPGTPRRPGDGPTASQKPRPPPPTEWIRGNGLDEAIDLAEMLRMESQDWFLGFVERFLDADVDISALSDNGQIAGMLTQLKSVNDWLDEIGSSKDEGDTPHISAETIDRLRKKIYEYLLTHVESAAAALGGGGSQPSPPTRTTESKTRR, encoded by the exons ATGGCAACTCTTGTTCCTGGTGTGCTTCTGAAGCTTCTACAGCATATGAATACAGATATAAAGATTGCTGGTGAGTACAGGTCATCTCTCTTGCAAGTTGTGAGCATTGTTCCTGCACTTGCAGGTGGTGAGCTCTTTCCAAATCAAGGGTTTTATCTCAAGGTTTCAGATTCTTCACATGCTACATATGTCTCTCTTCCTGATGAACATGATGATCTCATTCTCAGTGACAAGATTCAATTGGGTCAGTTCATACATGTGGAACGGCTTGAGGCCGCTTCCCCAGTTCCCATTCTTCATGGGGTTAGGCCTGTACCTGGCCGACACCCTTGTGTTGGAAGCCCAGAAGATATTGTTGCTACTCATTCACTTGGATTCCTCAACAATTCTTCTTTAGGATTGAAACATGTGGAAAAAGTGAAATCGCCATCCAAAGTATTGAGTAATAATCATGTTGGGGATAAGGAGAAATGCACGGCAGTGAGATCAAATGGTATTGGTAAGGATGAGCAGGGGGATAAAAAAACGCCATCTTTAAGTAGATCAAAGTCTCAATTGTCAAAACAGTCTTTGAATGTTGTTATAGATAAAAAGGAAACATTAGCAAGATTGAAGTCTTCGAATTCGCGATCGATCCCTTCGTCCCCAACAAGTTGCTATTCATTACCAACTTCTTTTGAGAAATTTGCAAATGGATTTAAGCAGCAGGCAAAGATCAAAGGAGAGAGGGCCACAGCTAAGCCTGGATTGGTGGAAAAGGCAAGTTCTGTTCGAGGGCTAAGTCCAACTAGGAAGAAGGTGCCTGTAAGCCTGCTCAGAAATGCAGTTCATGGGATTGAGTTGGGGCCTAAGGCTCTCAGAAAGAGCTGGGAAGGGAGCATAGAGGTGAAGAACAGAGAAACTTCAAAACCGAGGGCCACCAAGCATGAACTAAAGCCTGAAACTCGGAGTTCTTCT GTTCCTAGAAAAAATCTCTTGAGTGACAGGTTACCATCTAAAGAGGAGAGTAAAGTTCGGATGTCTACCCAGTCATCTAAAGATGACAGTAAGGCACAGATGtctataaagaaaatgaatggaaatGGGGCTTTGGATGATGTTGAAAAgtcaaataaacaaagaagtGCTGTAGGAAAGAAATCATCGGAGGTTAATAATCATGGATTACCAGGAAACTTGGTCAAGGTTTTCCCGAATAGTAAGAGATTAACAGAAGGAAGTGTTTCATGGTCCTCACTTCCATCTTCTCTTGCAAAGCTCGGAAAG GAAGTTTTGAAGCACAGAGATGCTGCACAAATATCTGCCATAGAGGCCATGCAAGAGGCTTCTGCTGCAGAGAGCTTACTTCGATGCTTAAG CACATACTCTGAGCTAAGTTCGACTGCTAAAGAAGACAACCCACAGCCTGCTGTGGAGCAGTTCTTGACTCTGCATGCAAGCTTGAATAATGCTCGCCTTGTTGCTGATTCGCTATCTAAAACCATCCCAGTTGGTTCATCTCCAGATCATGAAGAAAACCCCTCAGAAGAAGCATTAAAGATCACTTCGGATAGACGTAAACAGGCAGCTTCCTGGGCCCATGCTGCATTGGCCACCAATTTGTCATCCTTCAGTGTATTTAGAAAAGAATCCACTTTGGGTCTGGCTCCATCTCAAAACCAGAAGACTCTAGCTGGAAATCAACCCATGTTAGTCCTTGAGAACTCTGTTAAGAATGCTTCAACAAAGACACAAACCAAGGCCCGCCAGACAGTTGGCTCTAAGCTTGCTGCACCAGGAACTCCACGCAGACCAGGGGATGGGCCAACTGCAAGCCAGAAACCAAGGCCCCCACCTCCAACAGAGTGGATCAGAGGAAATGGTCTTGACGAAGCCATTGACTTGGCTGAAATGTTGCGAATGGAGTCACAAGATTGGTTCTTAGGATTTGTGGAGAGGTTCTTGGATGCTGATGTGGACATCTCGGCATTGTCAGATAACGGTCAGATAGCAGGTATGCTTACTCAGCTCAAGAGCGTAAATGACTGGTTAGATGAGATAGGGTCTAGCAAGGATGAAGGCGACACACCCCATATTTCAGCTGAGACAATCGACAGGCTGAGGAAGAAAATTTATGAGTATCTTCTCACGCATGTGGAATCTGCTGCTGCTGCACTTGGTGGTGGTGGATCACAACCATCGCCACCAACCCGAACAACAGAATCAAAAACAAGAAGATAA